The region GGTCAACGGGGCATCGTCCGCCGCCCCGAACGCCGCCCGGCCCGGCTCGACAACGGTCGCGCCGGTGCCATCCCGGGCCTCGATCCGACCACTGCGGCACCACACCACCCGAGGGCCGGGCAGGGCCAACTCCACGCGCGGCGTGGCGGCGTCGAGACGTACGACGTGCAGGACGAAGTCGTCGACCGGCAGTGGCCAGGTGACCACCCCCGGAGCCACCTCGACCGGGGTGAGCACGGGATCGTCGAGCACCTCGAACCGCAGCACCCGCAGCAGTTCCGGGACGTCCACCGGTTTGGGGGTGAGGCCGCCCCGCAACACGTTGTCGCTCGCGGCCATGAGTTCCACCCCGGCACCGTGCAGATAGGCGTGCAGGTTGCCGGCCGGCATCCAGATCGCCTCGCCGGGGGCGAGGGTGACATGGTTCAGCAGGAGGGCGACCAGCACCCCGGGATCCCCGGGATAGCGGTCGGCCAGCCGCCGCGCCAACGCCGCCGGCGCGGCGAAGTCCTGGGTCACCTCCGCCGTCAGGACCGCCGCCAGCAGCCCGGCCTGGTCCCCCGCCGGCCAGGTCAACAACTGCTGTACGGCGGCGGCGAGCCCGGCCGGACCGGTACGCAGCGCAGCCACCACCGGGTCGAGATCGGCTACCTCGAAGGCGGCGAGGACGTCCGCCGACACCTTCGGATCGCGGAACCCGCACAGCGCCTCGAACGGCGACAGGGCCACCAGCATCTCGGGCTTGTGGTACGGATCGACATAGTTGCGTCGTACCGTCGCCGGCGCGCTGGCCGTCTCGGACCGGGCCTGCTCGGCGGCGTACCCGGCCCTGGCCTGCTCGGCGTTCGGGTGTGCCTGAAGCGACAGCGGTGTCTCCGCCGCCAGCACCTTCAGCAGGAAGGGCAGCCGCGCGCCGAACCGGCCGACCACGTCGTCACCGAGCCACCGACGGGGCTCTGCGGCGAGCAGTTCGGCCAGGCTGACCGGCACGGCGTCCCGCT is a window of Micromonospora polyrhachis DNA encoding:
- the manA gene encoding mannose-6-phosphate isomerase, class I, translating into MEPMSGPIRDYAWGSRSAIAELQGRPVPSPGPEAELWLGAHPAASATVERDAVPVSLAELLAAEPRRWLGDDVVGRFGARLPFLLKVLAAETPLSLQAHPNAEQARAGYAAEQARSETASAPATVRRNYVDPYHKPEMLVALSPFEALCGFRDPKVSADVLAAFEVADLDPVVAALRTGPAGLAAAVQQLLTWPAGDQAGLLAAVLTAEVTQDFAAPAALARRLADRYPGDPGVLVALLLNHVTLAPGEAIWMPAGNLHAYLHGAGVELMAASDNVLRGGLTPKPVDVPELLRVLRFEVLDDPVLTPVEVAPGVVTWPLPVDDFVLHVVRLDAATPRVELALPGPRVVWCRSGRIEARDGTGATVVEPGRAAFGAADDAPLTLAGVGEAFVASVGTATR